From Uloborus diversus isolate 005 chromosome 8, Udiv.v.3.1, whole genome shotgun sequence, a single genomic window includes:
- the LOC129228649 gene encoding cubilin homolog has translation MASAVASALLLCIPILLLADAEPEVTECELTTGRMLTVIKSAGFPSRYSPNVDCRYTVRRRSRSVCSVTFLFNVMDLEQSPNCTKDYLMLRGEKMCGSKPIGFSRTVSFSEDDQVTMSFHSDNETRGLGYMVTVVQQDCPLPDCDGNFETPDFVMSSPNYPLPYDNGRICRYVVQKTDPSVCRLLMKIHAFDVEADPHCQSDFLLVNNDRLCGIMSEGQISK, from the exons ATGGCGTCCGCGGTCGCATCAGCCTTGCTCCTCTGCATCCCGATCCTGCTCCTGGCGGATGCGGAGCCGGAAGTCACGGAATGCGAGCTGACGACGGGCCGGATGCTGACCGTCATCAAGTCGGCCGGGTTCCCGTCCCGGTACAGCCCGAACGTGGACTGCCGGTACACGGTCCGGCGCCGTTCCCGGTCCGTGTGCTCCGTCACGTTCCTCTTCAACGTGATGGACTTGGAGCAGAGCCCCAACTGCACCAAGGACTACCTGATGCTGCGAGGGGAGAAGATGTGCGGATCGAAACCCATCGGATTTTCTC GTACAGTGTCTTTCTCAGAGGATGACCAAGTGACCATGTCTTTCCACTCTGACAATGAGACCCGTGGCCTCGGCTACATGGTGACCGTCGTTCAACAAGACTGTCCGTTGCCAGATTGCGACGGAAATTTCGAGACACCAGATTTTGTGATGTCCTCTCCCAATTATCCTCTACCATACGACAACGGACGGATATGCCGATACGTCGTACAGAAGACAGATCCTTCGGTGTGTCGGCTCTTGATGAAGATACACGCTTTCGATGTGGAAGCTGACCCCCATTGCCAGTCTGATTTTCTTTTAGTCAACAATGACAGACTCTGTGGAATCATGAGTGAGGGTCAGATTAGTAAGtag